Within Mytilus edulis chromosome 10, xbMytEdul2.2, whole genome shotgun sequence, the genomic segment AAGTCCCTTTTCAaacaaaaaggattttttttctaaaacaaaaatgctAAATAAAAATGAgcagtttgaattttcaaataatatttatttcattgttgatACATCTTTTTTCATTCGAAGACGAtttaaatcaaactggtaagcggtatttttttctttcactttaAAAACTTTGCCAGCCGTAGACAATTAACTATAACTCCTTTTCTAAAAATATCATGTACTGAAAAAGAGGTGCTATTGTTCATCGCAGGGTTCTGACGGTACAGCACATTCTGTCCCTCTTCCTGAAAATAGGTCACATCTTCCTGTAAACCTTCCTCAAATTATTTCGAGGGACATATCTTCATCTGGAATGGTGCTAAAATCTATTGAATTCGCCATCGTTAGCGGCGGCGACGATGTAATATGGCGTTATTCAACTGTGACGTTACGTGTtaaatcttccatagatttggagaaaacaaaaatctgccatatatttgatttgtttgacgtttgtaacgtcacatttgccatagattaggaatctaccatagatttggaacccgccatagatttgagtcctacatatatacttCATATGTATGCGCTGCCGGATATTTACAATTAACGTTATAAACATgtatcaaaatatctttttttagtCACCTAATGCTATGCATATCGAAATACATCATTAAGTGGAGGTTAGTGCGTTGGTGCTAAATACAGTGATTTGTTATTTACAATTGATTGCTATCTCTTCATTGAAGTATTTTTGGAACGATTCATTACTTGACATTTTTACACTGCAGCTGATATACATAGGTTATATAGCGTTGTGACATGTTATTGCAGACATcaattagaatttaaaatcagAAAACGTTAAAAGGACTTTAAGGTTTAAATTgtatgtttttacatttttagtgACCTTTATAGATGCCACTGATGTATTATGGGGAAACAAAGCAAACTTAAATGGTTATTCCTTTAATAAAAACGAATCTTTCACAATAACAACGCCTTACAGAACTGATTGTGCACGATCATGTTGGGGTGTGCCACTTTGTACCAGTTTTACATATGAAAGCAAAGTAAAGACTTGTAAAGGATATACTGAGGAATTCGCTGATGCAACACATTCCATTGCGACGGAAAATGCAGAGTATTATGTGATTAACAAGGGTTAGTAATGATTTGTTGTAATATCACAAACTACCTTATAATTCATTCAGGTTTCATACAGGTTTCAGACCACAACTTAAATGAAACAAATGCTAGACTGTATTGGTTGTAGCACAACTCTTTTAATACCGTCATATACAggtatagaaagatgtggtatgagtgccaatgacacaactctccatccaagtaacaatttaaagtaaaccattataggtcaaggtacggccttcaaacGGAGATTTTGCTCACACCggacagaaagctataaagggcccatcaaattactagtgtaaaaccattcaaacggggaaaccaacgatctaatcaatataaaaacgaaaaaacagaaacacttatgaacctcaTAAGCAGACGACAATCACTGTACAtgagattcctgacttaggacaggtgtttGCATTTCGTTTAAAAAAAGTATAGAATTATAAGCTCGATGCTCTTAGATTAGATTAACACCATTTTTACACATTGTTCGGATACTTCGTTCATACAGATATGTTTTAAAAGATTGCTGATTCATTAATGTGTTGGAGACTTTacatatttgttgaataaaattataattttgaaatgcaCAAGTTACTATAATACTATTAATATTCTAAAATCATTTTGTTCGATATTAATGGACAAATTGAACACTATCTACATGATATCCTCCAAATGTCAGGTTTAAGTTAGATATTCATagatatgtttattttaatttttatatcgAATATTTAGTTTTCAAATCGTTTTAGCCATTCAGTTTTGACTCTCAGAATTGAAGATTAAGTTTGATCATAATCCAtctttataatttatattcattCTAGTTAAAGTCTGAATGACTTTTTAAAGTACCAAGAGTACCAAGAGTAAATCTGGGAActgaaatatatcaatatatatgttttcATTGTAAAGACACATATGAACCTGAAAGTAAGGCTTAACTTCGTCAAAATGCAATACAAAAGCAAATGACAAATGATTCAAAACTTGTGGTTTTACATTGAAAATCTATTATACCAAAAACAGGAATTAAAACACcaaataatgtttatatttcgttgatttacatgtatgttttgataACAAATGGAGGAATTGAGATTTAAATAAaccgttattttttattcttttcccGCTAGATTTATATTCCTCAGTTTTGTAGTTAATTGCACCGATGTcttcaaattaaatattaataaagattaatgaaaaaaatcacgaGGTTAATCGctattatatttttaacataattcaGTGACGGGATACACAGACTGTAGTGACGTAAAGCACAAGCATAGTGGAATATATAGAATTTTTCCTGTTGGAATTCCCGAAGGACTGTTAGTATACTGTGACATGGAGACTGATGGTGGGCATTGGACAGTAAGTTGTATATTTATAGGTATCTTCTGCTTTTGTATTGTGTAAACCAACTTATGTTTTGCTACAGATttattttctcgttttttttcgagtagaaaaataacgcgaaaataaatcgccGCAAAAATGATAAACTAGGATCTTTACATATAGTAAATTAGAAAATCACGAACTATATAGCCGCGATGTGACCAAAGAAGCGTAATAAAGTATCCACGAAAATACGATGGTTTACAGTATTCTTAACTTTGAAAATAATGTCTCTTGTCTTGTCCTTTTATAGGTAATACAAAGAAGAATTGATGGGTCTGTTGACTTTTATAGAACATGGCAGGACTATAGCAAAGGGTTCGGAAATCTTATTGGAGAATTCTACTTAGGTAAATGCATATTTATAGGGAATCTCGTAAAATTTAACAATGCATGTATGCTGTGACGTTAATGAAGCTAAAACTCGTGGACCATTAGATGGGTTTGGCTCTTATATTTGGTCCTTTATGGTTCAATCATCTCTTCAAtctttgtttttggttttgagttataaatattttgaactcGATGACCACCGCAAAACCAATAATTGTCGTATCTGGTGCATTACATTGCTAACGCTAAAATTATTTTCGTCCCTACATTTAAAGTTGTTTTTCAGAACTTTGCTTCTACAAAACTAATCATCGATTAATGATAATGAAGGTGCATTTCCGTATTTGAATTTGCAGATAACATAGATAATTGCACAAAAAGTTGTGTTTTAATATATTAACTAATGTTCTCTTGAGATTTACCAAAAAAAGAGCATTCCAGAAACACATGTCATACTATTATATATAGGCACATAGGCtctttgacctatagtggtttacttttacaaattgtgacttggatgcagagttgtctcattgacactcatactacatcttcttatatctaggaTATGTTATATTACAACAAGAAATGTGAAACAGCTTGTACCTTTACAGAACAGAAAATCATTTAATTAAATTTCTGTTCCAGAAACACCAATAAgcaacaaatggaaaacaaaattgGCAAATGTTTAGCAGATGAAATAATATACTAACAGTTGGAATGAATACTTGCGGTATTAATTCATATAATAAATCCATataatttaaaacagaaattaatgTCTGTAATgccaaagaattttttttttaaattatcagatGCTTTCGAATAAAAAATACTCTTTTAAATTTAAACCGTTTCATTTGGTTCACCTGACGATCAGCATAAAGAGTCTAGTAGAAATATTAATTGTGTAAGAATTCTGTATAAAACTATTAAATTAAGATTTGTCATTAggcttttaaacatttaaatgatgATATGCTATGTGCATTTACATAGTTATTACATcaagtcttttaaaaaaaaaatgtaattgaaacAACCATAACGTAATTTCTATAGTAATGACGTGCATATCTTTGTCTATTAATACTGTTTCAGTCGTGTAGACAGCTATGTGTTTAAAAACAACACAATCATAGAATCTATCAAACTATATTTGCCACTAACAGGGATATTTCAATCTGCAATCTACGAGTTGCTTGTCAACtttataaagtacaaaaaaacatcaaaattttgtCAGATAGTACAGTACGAGTAAGGAATGGGAGACTGGAAATGGGAAAAACAGGTATCTGTTCAAGTTTTTAGTCTTCCATcaaagtatactattaaacaaatGAATACGATAAGCAAACTTTCTCATCTCAGTAGtatccatattttattttaacaaaaagggATAATAAAGGACATTTATCCTCGGTGCCTTATTAATgtacacatgttttttttgtatcataTGATAGGATGCTACCGATTAATAAACTATCAACGTAGAAAGTTATTCCACAAACTATTGACCGACAATCGTTTATATGGTTTATTTATGATAAGTTATACATGTCTGGTAACTTTTAATTGTTAAATGTCATCTCATTTATAAACgacgggttttttttaaatctcagtagACCTTTAACAGATTTTTATTggatatttgtttgaattttgatGCTAACATTCGAACAgtatcaaaataaacattatAATAATGTTGGCTGGAAATACTTttactttggattcattattattcgtttggtgccaattttcgtggttttagTTGggacaggtgaaccacgaattcaaatgttcaacgaattacacattttctataggttttataaacagagattggcaaaaccatgaaatcaaatatccaggaAAATGCTGGTTTTCCTCAATCTACGAAAATtcatacccacgaaaataaattaattcacaGTACCTCATACAGTATGTTTGATTAAAGTTGTTGATTCGTTTTGAAACTTTACAAAATCAATCAGTTTGGAGTAAAATTCTTCTTGTCATTGTACTTTACTGGTTTGAATGTGTGAATAGTTTCAAAGGTTCCAGGCTTAtcattttatacgccagacgcgcgtttcatctacatacgactcatcagtgcgctcagatcagaatagttataaagccatataaatacaaagttgaagagcattgtgaaGCTATGCTATTGACACTTATCATTGGTGCCTAATTATTCTACAAATGCattctaaaagaaaaaaacacaaacagaaacacaatactacacaaaacgcaacatagaaaactaaagacaaagcaacacaaacccccACAAACTGATCGTAATATCAGATGTTTATATGCGGTCCTAATGATAAATCATGTAATAAAGACAAGATGAGATGGTAGGATTGGCAACTATCAACCAAATATCCAAATTACAAGAATGTAAACTACTACAGGTTTACGCAGTCAGCAAACTGTAACTGAaagtcaggcatatgacagttgttgtccatttgtttgatgtgttatcatttgatgttgccattgattagggactttccgctttgaactttcctcggaTTTTACGTTTTAGCCGCGGAAGGCCATGGATAAAAAATGtgaatcaattaaaaaaaccACGGCTTGATTAAGGTTGAAACCAATGATGGAAGAAATATCCATTTCAACATGCATGTCAACACATAACCTTACCCAACATTGCACACCAGTGAAACACCAAAGCATGTAAACATCAAAATCATGTGGAGGAAAATCAGACTAGTACCAAGAACAAAAACAACTATAAGAAAGACAAAAGAATCAACGCACTAACACAAGGCACTGACAGACACGGATTGACAGCTCGAAGCAAATCTCAATTGATAAATATTCCATTGATTTTCTGATCCTAAATTTTATTTGGTTTATCTCAAATTGATGTAATTTCATGACATAATATTGCTGTAATtttcctgtttgtctttttattttttagccatggcattgtgaattaattttcaatctatgagtttgactgtccctctagtatctttcgcccctctgttATACACTCTAATGTATCTAAAACTTTTGATATCTTCTTCAGTTAACACTTAGTTAAATTCTTTGCAGGTAATGAATACATTCATGTATTGACACACCAGGCTGATTGTGAACTGCGTGTCGACCTCCGAAATTCTTCTAATTATAGCTCGTATGCATCATACTCAACATTTGCCATTAGTTCCAATGCTACAAGATATAGTTTGAATGTTTCTGGTTTCAATATCAAAAGCCATGCAGGTATGTAATGAAGAATAAGCCATGCATGCAGGTTGTTTGTACGTGCtggaaaaaaaatttcaaaagaaattcGTCTCCTAAAAAGGAATTGCACTTAGTTTGTATATTCACaaaccaaaataaacaaaaacgtGAAAAACTTCTACGGTAATACCTTTTTAAAGatcttaatttctttaaaatacatattcCAAGCACACACTCCCTTTTCAAATAGCTTCATCATAGATTTTCACGTATATTCtagtgaattaaaaaatatttccgtTTAATAATTACCATGGAttctttaaaaatttgattttgaaattcgGCAATCACAAAGTTTGCGTATATTCTATAGGCATTCGTGTTGGTTTCGCAGcctttaaatacaaatgtacaatgAAAACGATCATAAAATAAGAAACTTTCAATGTTTAATCTTAtatataagaattgaatgcttcattggggtgtaaaagcgttgaccgaggtacattttatatgaatcgcgaaagcgcttcattctaaaaatgtatccACGTTCAACGCTTTTAATACCCTATGAGATAacttcaaaaacattttatactcctaattacaattcaattttttttgccACGATCATGAAAACACAACTACTGTCAAGTGAatcttttatttacctgtgtactTTGTTTGGAAACGTAAGTCATCATGTATGTT encodes:
- the LOC139492760 gene encoding microfibril-associated glycoprotein 4-like; protein product: MMSTLKDFIIVLILEVTFIDATDVLWGNKANLNGYSFNKNESFTITTPYRTDCARSCWGVPLCTSFTYESKVKTCKGYTEEFADATHSIATENAEYYVINKVTGYTDCSDVKHKHSGIYRIFPVGIPEGLLVYCDMETDGGHWTVIQRRIDGSVDFYRTWQDYSKGFGNLIGEFYLGNEYIHVLTHQADCELRVDLRNSSNYSSYASYSTFAISSNATRYSLNVSGFNIKSHAGDSLTDVNMNKFKTFDVSDDNFCPSARHGAWWYGYCSLGNLNGKYLQPGTKLVSGIRWDTLENGISLSYADMKIRKKI